CTCGTGCCCGACCCGACCGACCCCACCGGCCGCCGCGGCCTGGGCCGGCTCTGCGAACTGGACCACCCCGAGACCCTGCGCGAGTTCGCCGCGCGCGCCGCCGCCTGGCTGCCGCCGACCGCGCAGGGCATCCGCGTGGCGGGCGACCCGGACATGCTCATCCGTACCGTCGCGGTCAGCGGCGGCTCCGGCGACAGCCTCTTCGCGCAGGTCCGCGCCGCCGGCGTGGACGCGTACCTCACCGCCGACCTGCGCCACCACCCGGTGTCCGAGGCCCGCGAGCAGAGCCCGATCGCCCTCGTCGACGCCGCGCACTGGGCCACCGAGTGGCCCTGGTGCGAGCAGGCCGCCGCGCAACTCGACGCGATCTCCGAGCGCCACGGCTGGGGCCTGCGTACCCACGTCTCGCGCACGGTCACCGACCCCTGGACGGTGCACGCGCCGTCCGTCACCTCACCTTCTATCTCTGGAGCCCCCAACTGAACGCCGAGCCCGCCGACCAGATCCGACTCCTCGACGTCCAGGCCCTGGACGTCCGGCTGTCTCAGCTCGCCCACAAGCACAAGTCGCTGCCGGAGCACGCCGAGGTCGACTCGCTGACCAAGGACCTCAGCCAGCAGCGCGACCTGCTCGTCGCCGCGCAGACGCAGGCCAGCGACGCGGCCCGTGAGCAGACCAAGGCGGAGCAGGACGTGGACCAGGTGCGCCAGCGCGCCGCCCGCGACCAGGCGCGACTGGACTCCGGCGTGGGCGTCTCGGCCCGGGACCTGGCGAACCTGCAGAGCGAGGTCGTCTCCCTCGCCAAGCGGCAGGCCGACCTGGAGGACGTGGTCCTTGAGGTCATGGAGCGCCTGGAGGCCGCGCAGGAGCGCGTCACCGAGCTGACGGAGCGGGTCTCCGCGCTGGAGGCCAAGCTGACGGACGCCACCGCGCGCCGTGACGCCGCCACCGGTGAGCTCGACGCCGAGGGCGCCAAGGTCATCAAGGACCGCGAGGTCATCGTCGGCTCCATGCCGGCCGACCTGATGGCCCTGTACGAGAAGATCCGCGTCAAGCAGGGCGGGGTCGGCGCCGCGCGCCTGTACCAGCGCCGCTGCGAGGGCTGCCGGCTGGAGCTCGACATGGCCGAGGTCAACGAGATCAAGGCCGCCGCCCGTGACCAGATCGTCCGTCACGAGAACTGCGGCCGCATCCTGGTCCGTACGGCGGACTCGGGCATCTGATGTCGCCGATGTCGCCGATGCCGCGGTTTGTCGTGGAGGCGGACGGGGGCTCCCGGGGCAACCCGGGGCCTGCCGGCTACGGCTCGGTCGTCCTGGACCCGGCGACGGGGGAGACGCTGGCGGAGCGCGCCGAGTTCATCGGCGTCGCGACGAACAACGTGGCGGAGTACAAGGGGCTGATCGCCGGCCTCAAGGCGGCGCGCGAGCTGGCGCCGGACGCTCGGGTCCTCGTCCGCATGGACTCCAAGCTCGTCGTCGAGCAGATGTCGGGCCGCTGGAAGATCAAGCACCCCGACATGAAGCCGCTCGCGGCGGAGGCCG
This genomic window from Streptomyces sp. NBC_01351 contains:
- a CDS encoding zinc ribbon domain-containing protein, with protein sequence MNAEPADQIRLLDVQALDVRLSQLAHKHKSLPEHAEVDSLTKDLSQQRDLLVAAQTQASDAAREQTKAEQDVDQVRQRAARDQARLDSGVGVSARDLANLQSEVVSLAKRQADLEDVVLEVMERLEAAQERVTELTERVSALEAKLTDATARRDAATGELDAEGAKVIKDREVIVGSMPADLMALYEKIRVKQGGVGAARLYQRRCEGCRLELDMAEVNEIKAAARDQIVRHENCGRILVRTADSGI
- a CDS encoding Nif3-like dinuclear metal center hexameric protein, giving the protein MPRLSEVIAALDALWPPSRAEQWDAVGTVCGDPDAEVSRVLFAVDPVQEIVDEAVKLGADLVVTHHPLYLRGTTTVEAGTFKGRVVHTLIKNDIALHVAHTNADTADPGVSDALAGALDLRITGPLVPDPTDPTGRRGLGRLCELDHPETLREFAARAAAWLPPTAQGIRVAGDPDMLIRTVAVSGGSGDSLFAQVRAAGVDAYLTADLRHHPVSEAREQSPIALVDAAHWATEWPWCEQAAAQLDAISERHGWGLRTHVSRTVTDPWTVHAPSVTSPSISGAPN